One Mercenaria mercenaria strain notata chromosome 12, MADL_Memer_1, whole genome shotgun sequence DNA segment encodes these proteins:
- the LOC123533554 gene encoding serine protease inhibitor dipetalogastin-like isoform X1, giving the protein MFLPVAVCLFISHAVVAQSNSTFYGCDFIQSFASCDRFITDSYCGTNIVTYNNRCEFTKAHCKDPSIDLLHVGDCSDLDIATATPVPGNEVIVDFFCTSLSKTNCPTEIEKVCATDGRTYNNYCEYEKAKCTHRDIGVASYGDCPV; this is encoded by the exons ATGTTTCTTCCAGTGGCTGTTTGTCTGTTCATTTCACACG cagTGGTTGCCCAGAGTAATTCCACGTTCTACGGATGCGACTTCATTCAGTCGTTTGCATCATGTGACCGTTTCATTACAGACTCGTATTGTGGAACAAATATTGTTACATATAATAATAG atGCGAGTTCACTAAAGCCCATTGCAAAGATCCATCTATTGATCTCTTGCACGTTGGAGATTGCAGCGACTTAGATATTGCTACTGCGACACCTGTTCCCGGAAATGAGGTCATCGTGGATTTTTTTTGCACGTCACTTAGTAAAACAAACTGTCCGACCGAAATAGAAAAAGTATGCGCTACGGACGGAAGGACATATAATAACTA TTGTGAGTACGAAAAGGCAAAGTGTACCCACAGGGACATTGGCGTTGCTAGCTACGGTGACTGCCCCGTCTGA
- the LOC123533554 gene encoding serine protease inhibitor dipetalogastin-like isoform X2 → MFLPVAVCLFISHVVAQSNSTFYGCDFIQSFASCDRFITDSYCGTNIVTYNNRCEFTKAHCKDPSIDLLHVGDCSDLDIATATPVPGNEVIVDFFCTSLSKTNCPTEIEKVCATDGRTYNNYCEYEKAKCTHRDIGVASYGDCPV, encoded by the exons ATGTTTCTTCCAGTGGCTGTTTGTCTGTTCATTTCACACG TGGTTGCCCAGAGTAATTCCACGTTCTACGGATGCGACTTCATTCAGTCGTTTGCATCATGTGACCGTTTCATTACAGACTCGTATTGTGGAACAAATATTGTTACATATAATAATAG atGCGAGTTCACTAAAGCCCATTGCAAAGATCCATCTATTGATCTCTTGCACGTTGGAGATTGCAGCGACTTAGATATTGCTACTGCGACACCTGTTCCCGGAAATGAGGTCATCGTGGATTTTTTTTGCACGTCACTTAGTAAAACAAACTGTCCGACCGAAATAGAAAAAGTATGCGCTACGGACGGAAGGACATATAATAACTA TTGTGAGTACGAAAAGGCAAAGTGTACCCACAGGGACATTGGCGTTGCTAGCTACGGTGACTGCCCCGTCTGA